The Selenomonadales bacterium genome has a segment encoding these proteins:
- a CDS encoding DUF86 domain-containing protein yields MRDPQERLRDILEAIAAIERHLYRGRGDFEHDELLQGWFVRNLQIIGEAARAVPEDVRALAPDIEWQKIVGMRNVLVHGYFAIDTDIVWDAASRDVRALKVHIEQLLQRL; encoded by the coding sequence ATGAGAGACCCTCAGGAACGGTTGCGGGATATCCTCGAGGCTATCGCGGCCATCGAGCGCCACTTGTATCGTGGCCGGGGAGATTTCGAGCACGATGAGTTGTTGCAAGGCTGGTTCGTGAGGAATCTGCAAATCATCGGCGAAGCGGCGCGCGCCGTGCCCGAGGATGTGCGCGCGTTGGCCCCGGACATAGAGTGGCAGAAAATCGTTGGGATGCGCAATGTGCTGGTACATGGGTATTTTGCCATCGACACTGACATAGTCTGGGATGCAGCTAGTCGAGATGTCCGAGCACTCAAAGTGCACATTGAGCAGCTGTTACAGCGCCTCTAG
- a CDS encoding nucleotidyltransferase family protein — protein sequence MALSELLKAKRDEIERLCVIYGARNLRVFGSVAREEDDAHSDIDFLVEMESGRSLFDLGGLQYELERLLGRPVDVVTEKGLKLRIREQVLREAVPL from the coding sequence ATGGCTCTTAGTGAGTTGCTGAAAGCGAAGCGCGATGAAATAGAAAGGTTATGCGTCATCTACGGTGCGCGTAACTTGCGGGTCTTTGGATCTGTCGCGCGTGAGGAAGACGATGCCCACAGCGACATTGATTTCCTAGTCGAGATGGAGTCAGGGCGCAGTCTCTTTGATTTGGGGGGGCTTCAGTACGAACTGGAGCGCCTCTTGGGTCGTCCTGTGGATGTTGTAACCGAGAAAGGGCTAAAGTTGCGCATACGGGAACAAGTACTTAGGGAGGCGGTGCCACTATGA